GAATTTCAAGCCTAAACCCCGACGAAATCGAGAACATCAGCGTACTGAAAGGGGCAACGGCAGCGGCACTTTATGGCTCACGTGCTTCCAACGGGGCTATTTTGGTCACTACCAAAGGCGGTAAGGCCGGTAAAGGTATCGGGGTGGAAGTAAACAGTAACTTCGTGGGAGAAGATTTGCTGATCAGAAAGTTTGAAAACTATCAGTATGTATACGGTGCCGGTAACAATGGAGTGAAGCCAACGACCGTACAGGAAGCCTTAACTTCCAACAGCTGGGGCGGTAAATTGGATGGCACAAGTGTGATTCAGTTTGACGGCAAATCACGCCCCTACTCGGCGGTAAAAGACAACATGACTAACTTTTACCAAACGGGAAGTACATTTACCAATTCGGTAGCTCTGACGGGCGCAACGGAAAGTGTTACCTACCGTTTTTCCATGAATGACCTCAACAACAAGAGCGTAATTCCGGGAGCGGGCCTGAAGAGAAATAACTTTGCCCTGAACGTAAACGGAAACCTCGGCAAAAGACTCTCGTTTGTTTCCAATGTAAAATACGTCATTGAAAAAGCGACAAACCGTCCGCGATTGTCTGACTCTCCGGGCAGTGCCACCTACGCCATCAATGCCATGCCGACTTCGTTGAGTGTGGCGGCGTTGAAGGAAAGCCAGGTGACGGATCAAAATTATGAATTGACGTGGTCAGATAACATTTACATCCAAAACCCCTACTATGCGGCGGCCGAATGGAAAAACTCAGACAAGAAAAACCGTATCATCGGTGCGTTTGAGCCTCGTTTCAACATTACCGATTGGCTGTACGTAAAAGGTCGTTTAGGATTTGATAATTTCAACTATCGTTATCAGGACATCACTCCCTACGGAACTCCGTTCTCAACGCGCGGAAATTACAACGTGAGCAACCGTAACTTTACCGAGACCAATGCGGATTTAATGTTGGGTTTTGATAAAAAAATAACGGAGAAAATCGGGGTTAATGTGCTTGTCGGCGGTAACCAAATGCGTCAGACCTACCTGAACTCAAATTACGGCAGCGGTGCACTGAACATCCCTTTCTTTTATGATATTTCAAACGGTGATCCTTCCGGACGCGGCATTGGTGAGCAATTGGTTCGTAAGCGTATCAATTCAGTCTACGGTTCGGCTGAATTTTCTTACAACAGCTATTTGTACGTGACGGCAACGGCCCGTAACGATTGGTTCTCCACACTGGCACCGGGCAACAACAGTATTTTGTACCCATCGGTAGGGGCAAGTTTTGTATTGTCTGAAGCCGTTAAATTGCCGTCGGTGATCAATTACCTCAAATTACGTTCTTCATGGGCACAGGCAGGGGGAGATACCGATCCTTATAACTTATCGTTGTATTACGGACTTTCGGGCGCTCACTTAGGTGCTCCATTGGCCCAAATCAACGGGGGGCAAGTACCGAATGCGGCACTTCAGCCACTTACTTCTACCACGTTTGAAGCAGGATTTGATACGCGTCTTTTCAATAACCGAGTAGGTATTGACTTTGCGTATTATACCCGCAAAACCACCAACGATATTGTAGGTGCCACCATTTCTGCCACTTCCGGCTACAGTAATGCTTTATTTAACGTAGGGGAAATCGAAAATAAAGGAGTTGAGTTACTGATAAACTATAAAGCGGTAAGCGGCAAAGACTTTAGCTGGGATGCTTCTTTCAACATGGGGTATAACAACAATAAGGTCGTAACATTGTACAAAGATCTGTCTACGATTCGGGTAGATGAAAACCGTACCAGAACAGCGTATATCAACCACGTGGTGGGCTTGCCGTATAGTCAGGTACAGGGCTTTGACTTCAAAAGAGATGCTGCCGGTAATGTGGTACATGATGCACAGGGCTTCCCGATCCAGGGAGCGCTTAAAAACTTCGGAACGGGGGTAGCTCCTTTGACGCTCGGCTTCAATAACTCTTTCCGTTATAAAGGAGTAGGAGTAAGTTTCCTGATTGACGGTAAATTTGGCGGATATATTTTCTCCGGAACCAACTCGTATGCCTACCGCAGAGGCTTGACCGTTGAAACGCTGGAAGGCCGTGAAGGCGGACTGGTTGGAAAAGGGGTCAATGAAAAAGGAGAGCCAAATTCAGTGAAAGTATCAGCTCAGGATTATGCCTCTCGGGTGGCCAACAACATCGCTACGCCTTTTGTGTATAGCTCAGACTTCCTCAAACTTCGTCAAATCATCATTGATTACAGCATTCCTTCAAAAGTCCTGGGACGTTCTCCGTTTAAGAGTGCTTCGGTTTCCATTGTAGGACGCAACCTGTTGATTCTGATGAAAGATACTCCTAACATCGACCCTGAATCAACGTACAACAACTCAAACGCTCAGGGGCTTGAATTGGCGGGTGTTCCGGTTACCAGAACGCTGGGGTTGAACGTTAACTTGAAATTCTAAGGGAGAAGAATGCTCTGAAGTACCTTTTTTGAACCATTAAAAGACATTTAGCAATGATACGTAAATTAATCATTCTATGGGCCCTTGTATTTTCGCTGGGTTCATGTACCAAAGACTTTGAGACCATCAACGTCAATCCTAACGCACCGTCGGCAGTACCTCTTGATTATCTTTTGGCGCAATCGACCCTGTTTATTACAGGAGAAGGCGGCGACCCTGGCTATCGCTCATGGCGGACCAACTTCATCTATGCGGCCATGATGATGCAGCACATGTCGTCGGTAGAAGTGGGATTCTACCGCGGAACAGTGTACACGTTTCAGGGGGATTTGAGCGCGGCCTGGTTTGAAAGAGCATATCCCAACTCCATCAAAAACCTGGTCAATCTGATCGAATTGGCTAAAAAAGACCCTAAGCAGGTAAACATTCTTTCCATGGCGCGTATCCTGCGGGTGATCGAAATGGGGGTTTTGACCGATGTGTATGGTGATGTGCCGTATTCGGAAGCCGGTTATGGTGCGCTTACGGGGGTGTTTTCGCCGAAATACGACGCTCAAAAAGACATCTATGCTGATATGTTGAAAGAATTGGAAGAAGCCGGAAATGCCTTGAGTGCTTCTGCTTATATTCCTAAAACAGCCGATTTGGTTTATGGCGGTGATGTTAACAAGTGGAAACGTGCGGCTAACTCTCTCATGCTGCGTTTTGCCATGCGTATGCAGAAAGTCGACGCTGCCGGCGCACAGGCGTGGGCAAAGAAAGCGGCTGATCGTGGCTTGATGACAGGCATAGAGGATAGCTTCGGTGTGAAGTTTGCCAATACAGGTGCCGGTAATAACTCCAACCCAAATTCATGGAATATGTTTCCGGGAGGTCGCGGTATCGTAACGGCCGACAATATTCAGTGGGGAAGAACGTATATTGAAGCCATGAAAGCCCGAAAAGACCCTCGATTGGGTGTGATTTCGGCGTTGAAATCAGGAGATAAAACGCCTGAAAAACAAATCGGCCTTCCGATCGGTACCGATGCCACAATGCTGGCCGCTCTGCCTGCCCCATTGAATGCCCGCGCCAATTACTCACGTCCTGCCCCTAATATGTACGCTTTGGATAATACGCAGTTTGTCATGACGTATACTGAATCAGAATTGCTGGAAGCAGAAGCGATTGAGCGTGGTTGGATCACAGGAACGGCTAAAACATCCTATGATAACGCCTTAAGAGCGGGTATCAGGCAAATCAACTCCTATGGCGGTTCTTTGACCGATGCAGATGCGGCGGCTTATTTGGCGGCCAACCCCTACCCTGTAGCAGGTACATTGGAGGCTAAAATGGAAGCGATTCATACAGAGTTCTGGATGTCTACGGGTTCTTTGCTGCAACACATTGAAGCTTGGGCCAACTGGCGCAGAACAGGTTATCCTAAATTGACGCCTGTTAACTATCCCGGCAACGAAACCAACGGACAGATCCCGCGTCGCCTGCGTTATTCACAGGGCGAATACGGTGTAAACCCGGGGATTGATGCGGCCAATGCCCGTCAGGGAGCGGATTTGTTTACCACTCGTATATGGTGGGATAAATAAGCATACATACCCTAATACCATCTAAATCAGAAAAGGACATTTCTACGTGAGGTGTCCTTTTTTTATCGTATTTTTAGTGCTTTTAATGAAGCTTATCAATGAAACCATTCCCCCTTTTCATTTTCATTTTCGTTTTTTATTCCTGCTCTCCCTCGGATTCTGTATTTGAAAAATTAGATTCGAGTGATACAAACATTACGTTCGTTAACAAAATTGAGGAAACGGAAAAAGATAACGTGCTCAATTACGAATACTTCTACAACGGCGGCGGAGTGGCGGCCGCTGATTTTAACAACGACGGTTTGACAGATCTGTATTTCACGGCCAATCAGGGCGAAGATAAATTGTACCTTAACAAAGGGAATCTCACCTTTGAAGATGTTACGGAAACGGCAGGTATTTCGTGGAACGGTGAATGGAAAACGGGGGTGACTGTCGTAGACATAAACAGGGATGGATGGCAGGATATTTACGTGTCAGTGTCGGGGAATATTGACCGCCCCGAACTCCGCCGCAATAAATTGTACATCAACAATGGCGCGCTTGCCTCGGAGGGGAAGGGTGGCGTCAGATTTACCGAAAAAGCGGCTGAATATGGCTTGGATTTAAACACATATACAACTCAAACGGCTTTTTTTGATTATGACAACGACGGTGATTTAGATGCGTATGTACTGAATCACAACGTCAAAGATTTCAAACGGTTTGATGTAGGTGCCGTTCATTTCATGCGCGATTCCCTGGCCGGGCATCGACTGATGCGAAATGACAACGGCAAGTTTTCGGACGTAAGTATTCAGGCGGGCATCAAAGGAAACCCCATCGGTTTTGGCTTAGGCATTTCTACCGCTGATGTAAACGGCGACGGCTTTATGGATATTTACGTTTCCAACGACTACATTGAAAACGATTACCTCTACATCAATAACGGCGACGGTACGTTTACGGATCAAATCGCCGAAGCAACCAACCACGTCAGTTATTTTTCGATGGGCAATGACATTGGCGATGTCAACAACGATCTGCTGCCCGATATCATCACCATGGATATGCTGCCCGAAGATAATAAACGCCAAAAATTACTCTTCGGCCCCGACAAATACGAAGCGTATCTGTCCATGCTGCGCAATGGGCTGCATAATCAGACCATGAGGAATATGCTGCAATTGAACATCGGTTCGGCCCGCAGCCGGGAGAAAATAACTCATTTTTCCGAAATCGGTCAGCTCGCCGGCATTTCAAATACCGATTGGTCTTGGTCGGCGTTGCTGGCGGATTATGACAATGATGGTTTTCAGGATTTGTTTATCACCAATGGCTATCTGCGCGATTATACCAACAACGATTTTATCAAATACTACGCTGAAATTGGGGAGAACAACAACCAAAGTGTATTGGAGGTCATCAAAAAAATGCCTTCTACCAAAACGCCCAATTACATTTTCAGAAATAATCAAAACCTGACATTTTCCAACAAACAAACTGAATGGGGATTTGACACGCCCGTGATTTCAAACGGGGCTGTGTATGCCGATTTGGATAATGACGGAGACTTGGAAATTGTCACGAACAACATCAATGAGCCCGCTTATGTCTATAAGAATTTAAGCAGTGAAGCGGGAAAAACCAATTACCTGAACATTCAGCTTCCTTCCTCAAAATCCATAACGGGAACAAAAATTTACGCTTACAGCGGAGAATTGCAGCAATATCGAGCGTTTACGCCCACGCACGGGTACGAAAGCAGCATGTTGACGCCCGTGCATTTTGGCTTGGGAACGCACAAAACGGTGGACAGCTTGGTAGTCATTTGGCCCGATGGCAAAGCGCAAAAAGTAACAAATGTAGCCTCAAATCAACTTCTGAAACTCTCGTATTCGCCTAATGCCACTTGGAGCAGTCCAACGGCAAAACCTTTGTTTGAAGAAACAAACAGCCTCGTTTTTGAACATAAACAAATGCCGGTCAATGATTTCAGTCGTCAGTTGTTATTGCCTCACATGTATTCGTACCAAGGCCCGCGGATGGCGAAAGGGGATGTCAATAAAGACGGATTGGAAGATGTCTATATTGGCGGGGGGAAAGGACAGCCGGGAGAATTGTTTTTGCAACAAAAAGGGGAAAACGGTTCGTCGAGGTTTGTTCTGAAAGAACAGGCGGCTTTTAAACAGGATGAATTATGCACGGATACCGACGCCGTATTTTTTGACGTGGACAAAGACGGAGATTTGGATTTGTACGTCACAAGTGGTGGCTATGAGTACCTTCCCAATGATTTGATGCTGCAAAATCGCCTGTATCTGAATGATGGAAAAGGCAATTTTACCAAAGATGTTGAACGATTAGTGCCCGAAAATTTTGCGGACAGTAATGTAGAACTCATTGATTTTGACCGTGATGGAGACATGGATTTGTTTGTGTGCGGCTCTGCCGTCCCGCAGGAATACCCGCGTTTTAATCCAAGCCGTTTGTATCGCAACGACGGTGGAAAGTTTACAAAAGTAGTTAATCCGGAGTTTGAGAATTTAGGTGTTTTGACCGATGCCTGCGTGTTGGATTTTGACAAAGACGGCTATGACGATATTGTGGCGGTAGGGGAGTGGACGTCCCTTATTCGATTGAAAAATGACAAAGGCGTTTTCAAAAAAGTGAGCGATGCGTTGGACAAAACCACGGGTTTTTGGCAAAGCATTATGGCCGCTGATTTTGACAACGATGGCGATAAAGATTTGATGGTCGGCAACTATGGATTGAACACGCAATGGAAAGCTTCTCCTGAATTGCCGATGAGTTTAAACACCGATGATTTTGACGGAAACGGCCGTCTCGACCCTATTCTTTCATACTTTATTCAGGGGAAAAGTTACCCGGCGTACAGCAAAGATGAACTTTCGGACCAATTGGTACCGCTGAAAAAAGCCTACACGAGCCACGAAAGTTATGCTTCGGCTACGACGGAGGAGGTGTTAGCGATTTTCAAAGATAAAAAGCCTCAAAAACAGGAAATCAATATGCTTGCGACGACCTATTTTGTCAACAATAACGGCACGATTGAACCGAAGAACTTACCGATTGAAGCGCAATTTGCACCGGTGTACGCCATTCTCTCTGAAGACCTGAACGGGGATGGTTTTAAAGATGTACTACTGGCCGGCAACCAAACGCGCGGCCGGGTCAGAATGGGAAATATAGATGCCAACTACGGGCAAGTCTTCCTGAACGACAAAAAAGGAGGATTCAAGTATCTTCCGCAAAGTCAATCGGGGTTGTACATAAAGGGAGAAGTGAGAGGGATGTTGATGGTTGGTAATCAGTTGATTGTGAGTAAAAACAGCGCTAAAGCAATGGTGTACCGGAAGAAATAGAAGGTTCTTTGGGTTTGATGGGGTTTACTCCTTTGAGTTTCCATTTCTGATAATCCATGGGAGTCATTTTCTGAATCTTCTTAAACTGTTGATTGAAATACGATTGGTTATTAAAGCCCGATTCAAAAAACGCATCGGTCACGCTTTGACCGTTGCGCAGCACTTTGCAGGCGTGAGAAACACGCACTTCGTTCAGGAACCGGGTAAAGTGTTTTAACGTTCGGCTCTTGAAATAGCGGCAAAACGACGACTCCGTCATATTCGCAATTTTGGCTACATCGGCAATGGTAATGGTATCCGCAAAATGTTTGTAGACATATTCATTGACCCGCACCATTCGGTCTTCGTCTTGGGTGTGGTCGTAGAAATAATCTTTGGGTGTTAAGTAATCAAATTCCGCAGTTTCTGCCAGTTCGGCCAACACCTCCAACAGCGAGATCAATTTACGGGTATCGTTGAGGTATTGCATTTTATGCAGGGAGTCACTCACTTTTTCAACGCTGCTTTTGTGGAATTTCAGCCCTCTTTTTGCCTTTGATAGCAGCGTTTGGATGGGTTTCAGTTCCGGTTTTTGAATAAAATCGTTTCCCAAAAAAGTGTCGGTAAATTGTACAATCAGCCCAAAAGGAGCTATTTCGGGGTGCAGCCGAACAAATTCTTTACTTTCCTGCAAAACGTGGGGAAAATTAGCTCCCAACAGCACTAAATCTCCTTCTTCAAATTCCTGAAAACTCTCTCCGATGACGGCGCTCGTTCGCCCTTCCATAAAATAAATCAACTCTATTTCGGGATGGTAGTGCCAACGGGTATGCAACCCAAAAGGTTCTAATTTAAACACAAATGAACGATTGGCTTGGGATTGAATGAGGCGATAGGAAGGTTCCATATAACACAAATAGTACAGATTAGGTGCAAGATAAACGGTTTTATGTATAAATACCACTGCTATTTGATAAAATACGATAGGACTAATTCACTTTTGCTTCCGAATTTTGTACATAAGATAAGTACTACTATTTATTGAATAAATGATGCAATTGGGAATTGGCAGTTATACATTTACCTGGGCCGTAGGAGTGGCGGGATTTATGCCGGACCGGCCGCTTTCTATTGACCAATTACTTGATAATGCGCACCGCTTAGGAGTAAAAAGGGTACAATTCTGCGATAATTTACCGCTTCTGCATACCGATTTCAAAACCGATAGGGTCATTGAAGTAGGAACGCGCGGACTGACCGTGACCAACTTATTAAATTACCTTGAAGTCTGTAAACGATTTCATTCACCTTTTTTACGGGTGGTCATTGATGAAGCGGATTACCATCCTTCCGAGCAGGAAGTGATTGCGGTTATTCAATCGGTGATTGAGGATTTCAAACAGGCCAATGTCATTTTGGCCATTGAAAACCACGACCGCTTTACGGTGGCTTCTTTGGTACGAATTATACAGCAAACAGACCCGCAATGGGTAGGGATTTGCTTAGATACCGCCAATTCTCTTGGGGCCGGTGAAGGCATTGAAGAAGTGGTAAAAGGATTGGCACCTTATACCGTGAATTTGCACGTGAAAGATTTTACCATCCAACGGGCTTGGCACAACATGGGGTTTGTGGTGGAAGGGTGTCCGGCAGGAAAAGGAATGTTGAATGTGCCGTGGGTTTTGGAACAATTGCGCCCCTATCAGCGCTGTCTTTCGGCAACGCTGGAAATTTGGAGCAACCCCGAAACGACGATTGAAGCCACCGTTGAAAAAGAAGCAGCTTGGGCAAAGGAGAGCATTTCGTATTTGAAACCCCTTTTCTGATGGGTATATGAAGAAATTATCGTTGGTCTTTTGGTTGATTTTGTATCGGCAGGTAAACGCTCAAATGGCAGAAACACTTCAAAAAAGCCGTTTCTTGATAACGTCAGTACGGACAGGCGATACCGATATATTTTCGGTTAATCCCGTGACGGGTGATGCCGTTAACCTAACAAAGTCACCCAAATCGGAAGAACGTTACCCCGCATGGAGCCCTGACGGCCGAAAAATTATTTTTACTTCCAACCGGGCGGATGGAAAGACATACCACTATTTCATCGCCAATGCCGATGGCTCTAATGTACGTCAGCTGACGCATTTGGCACCGGGTACGGTGGCTTATTGGGCGAGTTGGACGGCCGATGGCACCTATATTTATTTTAATGAAGGCAACAGCAGTCAGATATACCGGGTACGACCTGACGGAAGCGACCTGAAAGCCGCCGCAGAAGGTCGGGATGCAAACATATCTCCTGACGGTAAAAAGTTGGTGTATACCCAAAAAGGAACAAAAGCCTGGGGTGTTTGGGTGATGAACGCGGATGGCACCAATCGCCGTCAAATTGTAACCAACGAAAGTGAGATCGGTGGAATCGCTCCGGTTTGGTCCGCCGATGGTAAAAAAATTGCGTATTCCATGCAAGTGGGAGACTATGCCGAGCTGTTTGTCTGTAATGCCGATGGTTCTGAAAACAAACAATTAACCGATTTAAAACAAATCAGCAGCTCACCTGCTTTTTCGCCCGATGGGAAATTTATCACGTTTCGGGTAACCAATGAAGCCTATTGGCGAGATGCAAAGAAAATGAAGCTTACCTATGATGAGAAAGCAGGGGATAAAAGACCTATTTGGGTGATAAACTCAGATGGGTCTACTCCCCAAATGGTAGAAGTGCTTCATTATCAATGTGCAATGGATGGAAGCAGAGCGGAAATTAAGTATTAACATTATAAAAAAATAACAGGTATGAGTAAAATAGCCTTGATAGGGGCAGGGGGAAAAATGGGATGCCGCTTGACGGATAATCTCAAAAATTCAGCCTACGAAATGTCGTACGTTGAAATCAGTCCGGCGGGGTTGGAGCGATTGGCGCAAAGGAACATTACGGCTACTTCAGCAGAGGAAGCCGTTCCGCAGGCCGATGTGGTTATTTTGGCCGTTCCCGATATTTATATCGGTCGGGTAGCTGCCGATTTGTTGCCCATGTTTCAACCCGGAGCTATCGTTGTAACGCTCGACCCGGCGGCGGCCGTAGGCGGACATTTACCTAAACGTGAGGATATTACCTATTTTGTGTCGCACCCTACGCACCCTTCCGTCTTCAATTGGGAAGAGGATAAAAAACGTCATTTTGATTATTTCGGGGGGATTACGGCGCACCAGGCCATTGTTTGTGCTTTGATGCAGGGGCCGGAGGAGCACTATCCAATCGGAGAAGAGTTGGCAAAAACCATGTATGCCCCCGTCACTCGTGCGCATCGGATCACGGTAGAGCAAATGGCGATTTTGGAGCCCGGGCTGGCCGAGACGTTCTTAGGGGCGGTCATGTTTACGATGCGGGAAGCTATGGACGAAGTCATCAAAATGGGGGTTCCGAAAGAGGCGGTTTTTGATTTTTTTATGGGGCACATCAACATTGATTTGGCATTGTGCTTCGACCAAATTCCGGGCGGGGTATTTTCGGATGCCTGCTACAAAGCCATTCAAATTGGGAAACCGCTGATTTTCAAAGAAGATTGGAAAAAAGTGCTGGATCCCGAACACGTAAAATACCAAGTAAAAATCATGACCCAACTGCCTTCGTAATCTCCCTTAAACGTTCAATAAATGAATCAACCGAAAATAATCATGCTATGGTTGTTGAGCGCGTTCAGTGTTGTCGCCAACGCCCAAATAAAGGTAAGTGCTGATCACAGATACCTTCAGACCAAAGACGGGAAGCCGTTTTTTTGGTTGGGTGATACCGATTGGGAGCTTTTTCATCGACTTAATCGTGAGGAGGCTGTCGAATTTTTAGAAACGCGTCGGCAACAGGGTTTCAACGTGATTCACGCCGTGGCTTTGGCGGAATTCAACGGGATTCGTCAGCCCAATCGCTACGGAGACATTCCCCTGGTCAACGAAGACCCTTCGCGATTGGCAGTAACTTCGGGTAACGACCCGGCCAATGCCGAAGCCTATGACTATTGGGATCACGTCGATTTTATTATCAAAAAAGCGGCAGAGAAGGGTATGTACATTGGCTTGTTGCCCACTTGGGGTGATAAACTTACGAGGAATTGGGGAGAAGGACCGGTTATTTTTACGGTTGAAAATGCCAAAACCTACGGTAGAATCTTGGGTAAACGCTACGCCAAGCAGTGGAATATCATTTGGATTTTAGGAGGTGACCGCCCGGCAGTGTATAAATCGAGAGAAAAAGGCGTTGATCAACAAGTAGACGACCGACCTATTTGGCGAGCCATGGCGGAGGGCATTACCGAGGGCATGGGATACAAACCGTTTATGACGTACCATCCGCCCGGTGGTTCCAACTCGACCAGTCAGTACATTCATCAGGAAACGTGGTTGGACATGAATGCGATGCAGTCAGGGCACGGCTCGCGGGAATCAAAAGTGTGGGAGCTCGTAAGCCGCGACTTGGCCATTCAACCTCCAAAACCAACCCTTGACATGGAGCCCTGCTATGAGGACCACCCCGTGAATCCATGGGATGGAAAATGGACCCGGCAGCGCGGGTACTTTCATGCCTATGATGTGCGGGCCAGGATTTACCGAGGTATTTTTGCGGGGGCCTGCGGGGTCACTTATGGGCATCATCAAATCTGGCAATTTCTGAATCCGGACCTTAACCCTCCGATCAATATCGGAGATACGCTCATTGGTTGGCGAAAAGCATTGACAGCCGAAGCGGCTACGCAACTCCGGCACCTCAAAAAACTGCTTTTATCGCGACCGTATTTTTCCAGAATTCCCGATCAGAGTCTCATTGTATCAGAGAAAGGGAAAGACTGGACGGATTATATCACAGCAACCCGTGACGAGCAGGGTAGCTATGCTCTTATCTATTTGCCCCAAAATCAACCCATTACGGTAGATGTAAGCAAATTGTCGGGGAAAAATAAATCCGTGGCTTGGTTTGATCCCCGTACGGGCAAATTCAGCAACAGGACAATTCTGAATACTTCCGGTTCTCAAACATTCACTCCGCCCAAAGGGGGAAAAGATTGGGTATTGGTGATTGATGATGCCGGTAAAAAATACGCGTTAAATTGAAATGGTTTGAATAACGATATAATAATGAGAAAAATAGCCCTCCTTTTTTTATTGACCGCTGTACTCTTTAAAGCACAAACGTTTGCCCAAAATA
Above is a window of Runella slithyformis DSM 19594 DNA encoding:
- a CDS encoding phosphogluconate dehydrogenase C-terminal domain-containing protein, which encodes MSKIALIGAGGKMGCRLTDNLKNSAYEMSYVEISPAGLERLAQRNITATSAEEAVPQADVVILAVPDIYIGRVAADLLPMFQPGAIVVTLDPAAAVGGHLPKREDITYFVSHPTHPSVFNWEEDKKRHFDYFGGITAHQAIVCALMQGPEEHYPIGEELAKTMYAPVTRAHRITVEQMAILEPGLAETFLGAVMFTMREAMDEVIKMGVPKEAVFDFFMGHINIDLALCFDQIPGGVFSDACYKAIQIGKPLIFKEDWKKVLDPEHVKYQVKIMTQLPS
- a CDS encoding glycoside hydrolase family 140 protein; this translates as MNQPKIIMLWLLSAFSVVANAQIKVSADHRYLQTKDGKPFFWLGDTDWELFHRLNREEAVEFLETRRQQGFNVIHAVALAEFNGIRQPNRYGDIPLVNEDPSRLAVTSGNDPANAEAYDYWDHVDFIIKKAAEKGMYIGLLPTWGDKLTRNWGEGPVIFTVENAKTYGRILGKRYAKQWNIIWILGGDRPAVYKSREKGVDQQVDDRPIWRAMAEGITEGMGYKPFMTYHPPGGSNSTSQYIHQETWLDMNAMQSGHGSRESKVWELVSRDLAIQPPKPTLDMEPCYEDHPVNPWDGKWTRQRGYFHAYDVRARIYRGIFAGACGVTYGHHQIWQFLNPDLNPPINIGDTLIGWRKALTAEAATQLRHLKKLLLSRPYFSRIPDQSLIVSEKGKDWTDYITATRDEQGSYALIYLPQNQPITVDVSKLSGKNKSVAWFDPRTGKFSNRTILNTSGSQTFTPPKGGKDWVLVIDDAGKKYALN
- a CDS encoding TolB family protein; the encoded protein is MKKLSLVFWLILYRQVNAQMAETLQKSRFLITSVRTGDTDIFSVNPVTGDAVNLTKSPKSEERYPAWSPDGRKIIFTSNRADGKTYHYFIANADGSNVRQLTHLAPGTVAYWASWTADGTYIYFNEGNSSQIYRVRPDGSDLKAAAEGRDANISPDGKKLVYTQKGTKAWGVWVMNADGTNRRQIVTNESEIGGIAPVWSADGKKIAYSMQVGDYAELFVCNADGSENKQLTDLKQISSSPAFSPDGKFITFRVTNEAYWRDAKKMKLTYDEKAGDKRPIWVINSDGSTPQMVEVLHYQCAMDGSRAEIKY